In a single window of the Gossypium hirsutum isolate 1008001.06 chromosome A13, Gossypium_hirsutum_v2.1, whole genome shotgun sequence genome:
- the LOC107933306 gene encoding translocase of chloroplast 159, chloroplastic — protein MKETEVVPVDDNASLNNGLNHADGSKFSGGEELAVDAENKADIASGVMLGKDNSGTELNDLKDEEGIDILEQAFAEKVDGGGGDGIQAKDSSAQPTEIMAAHETENLDSDSQSKRSVTLPGEEPHLPESVEQTTVAGKVSFEGEMEEKQHQNEGSETDGEAESMFFKNAEAAKQFLEELERGSAIGPHSGADTSHNHIQTIAVDSDEEGGTDEEGEGKELFDSAALAALLKAATGAGSDGGNITITSQDGSRLFTVERPAGLGSSLQNAKSAPRSNRPNIFSPAVTSRGDSDNNLTEEDKIKLEKLQLIRVKFLRILQRLGLSTEDSLAAQVLYRLAHVARRQTSELFSVDSAKRKALELETEGKDDLSFSINMLVLGKIGVGKSATINSIFGESKTSIHAFEPATTVVKEITGMVDGVKLRIIDTPGLKSSAMEQGANHKVLASIKQYIKKCPPDVVVYVDRLDTQTRDLNDLPLLRSITNSLGSSIWKNAIVALTHAASAPPDGPSGSPLSYEVFVAQRSHVAQQSIGQAVGDLRVMDPSLRNPICLVENHPSCRKNRDGQKVLPNGQTWRPQLLLLCYSIKVLSEASSLSKPQDPFDHRKLFGFRVRSPPLPYLLSWLLQSRSHPKLSSDQGGENGDSDIDVDDLADSDQEEDEDEYDKLPPFKALRKAQLAKLDKEQRKAYFEEYDYRVKLLQKKQWRDELRRMRELKKGKPAVDEYGNTGEDVDQETGGPAAVPVPLPDMVLPPSFDADNPAYRYRFLEPTSQFLARPVLDTHGWDHDCGYDGVNVEHSPAIASQFPATVSVQLTKDKKEFNIHLDSSVSTKHGENGSTMAGFDIQNVGKQLAYIFRGETKFKNLKRNKTAAGFSVTFLGENVATGLKLEDHIVVGKRLVLVGSTGTVRSKGDSAYGANLEMRLRGADIPIDQDQSTLGLSLVKWRGDLALGANFQTQLSVGRSSKVAVRAGLNNKMSGQITVRTSSSDQLQIALTGLLPIVMAIYKSIKPGVSDNYSMY, from the coding sequence ATGAAGGAAACAGAGGTGGTTCCTGTTGACGATAATGCGAGCTTGAATAATGGCTTGAATCATGCTGATGGTTCGAAGTTTTCCGGCGGAGAGGAGTTGGCTGTTGATGCTGAGAATAAAGCTGATATTGCCAGTGGGGTTATGCTTGGTAAAGACAATTCTGGGACTGAGCTAAATGATCTCAAAGATGAGGAGGGCATAGATATTTTGGAACAAGCATTTGCTGAGAAAGTAGATGGAGGGGGTGGAGATGGAATTCAGGCAAAGGATAGTTCTGCTCAACCTACAGAAATAATGGCAGCTCATGAAACAGAGAATTTAGATAGTGATTCTCAAAGCAAAAGGTCAGTAACCCTGCCAGGAGAAGAACCTCATTTGCCTGAGTCTGTGGAGCAAACTACAGTGGCTGGAAAAGTTAGTTTTGAAGGTGAAATGGAAGAGAAGCAGCATCAGAATGAAGGCTCAGAGACTGATGGAGAGGCTGAAAGTATGTTCTTTAAGAATGCTGAAGCTGCTAAGCAATTCTTGGAGGAGCTAGAACGAGGATCTGCCATTGGTCCTCACTCGGGTGCTGATACTTCTCATAATCATATCCAGACAATTGCTGTTGATTCAGATGAAGAAGGGGGTACGGATGAAGAAGGAGAGGGGAAGGAGTTATTTGATTCTGCTGCTTTGGCAGCGCTCTTGAAAGCGGCAACTGGTGCTGGCTCTGATGGCGGCAACATTACTATAACCTCTCAAGATGGATCTAGGCTTTTCACTGTTGAACGTCCTGCGGGCTTAGGATCCTCACTGCAAAATGCAAAATCTGCACCTCGATCAAACAGGCCTAACATATTTAGTCCTGCTGTAACAAGTAGGGGAGACTCTGACAACAACTTgactgaagaagataaaataaaattggaaaagTTACAACTTATAAGAGTCAAATTTTTGAGGATTCTTCAAAGGCTTGGACTTTCTACTGAAGATTCTTTAGCAGCACAGGTTCTTTATAGACTGGCACATGTTGCAAGGAGACAAACCAGTGAACTGTTTAGTGTTGATTCTGCAAAGAGGAAAGCTCTGGAACTTGAAACAGAGGGTAAAGATGATTTAAGCTTCTCCATAAACATGCTTGTGCTTGGGAAGATTGGGGTGGGCAAGAGTGCCACAATAAATTCAATCTTTGGTGAGTCGAAGACCTCAATTCATGCATTTGAACCTGCCACTACAGTTGTGAAAGAGATTACTGGAATGGTAGATGGTGTTAAACTGAGGATCATTGATACCCCAGGTTTGAAATCTTCTGCCATGGAGCAAGGTGCCAATCACAAGGTCCTAGCTTCTATAAAGCAATACATAAAGAAGTGTCCCCCTGATGTTGTAGTCTATGTTGATCGGTTGGACACCCAGACCCGGGATCTTAATGATCTGCCATTGTTAAGATCAATCACTAATTCTCTTGGCTCCTCTATCTGGAAAAATGCCATAGTTGCTTTGACTCATGCTGCTTCTGCACCCCCTGATGGACCATCTGGCTCACCTTTGAGTTATGAGGTGTTTGTTGCCCAACGTTCTCACGTTGCTCAGCAGTCTATTGGTCAGGCTGTTGGTGATCTACGTGTGATGGATCCAAGTTTGAGGAATCCTATTTGTCTTGTTGAAAATCATCCGTCATGCCGAAAGAATAGAGATGGTCAGAAGGTGCTTCCTAACGGTCAAACTTGGAGGCCTCAGCTATTGTTATTATGCTACTCTATCAAAGTCTTATCTGAAGCAAGTTCTCTCTCCAAACCTCAAGATCCATTTGACCATCGGAAGCTCTTTGGTTTTCGTGTCCGATCCCCTCCTCTTCCATATTTGTTATCGTGGCTGTTGCAGTCTCGTAGCCATCCTAAACTCTCTTCTGATCAGGGTGGTGAGAATGGTGACTCAGATATTGATGTGGATGATTTAGCTGATTCAGATCAAGAAGAAGACGAGGATGAGTATGATAAGCTCCCACCATTCAAAGCTCTAAGGAAAGCACAACTTGCTAAGCTTGACAAAGAGCAAAGGAAGGCATATTTTGAGGAGTATGATTATCGGGTGAAGCTCCTCCAGAAAAAGCAGTGGAGGGATGAGTTGAGAAGAATGAGAGAGCTGAAGAAAGGAAAGCCAGCTGTTGATGAATATGGTAACACAGGGGAAGATGTTGATCAGGAAACTGGTGGTCCAGCCGCTGTACCAGTTCCGTTACCTGATATGGTCCTGCCACCTTCATTTGACGCTGATAATCCAGCATACAGGTACCGATTTTTGGAACCAACTTCTCAGTTCTTGGCGAGGCCAGTTTTGGACACTCACGGTTGGGACCATGATTGTGGCTATGATGGTGTTAATGTTGAACATAGTCCAGCAATCGCTAGCCAGTTTCCTGCTACAGTTTCCGTTCAACTCACCAAGGATAAGAAAGAGTTTAACATCCATTTGGACTCTTCAGTTTCTACCAAGCATGGTGAAAATGGATCAACCATGGCTGGTTTTGACATCCAAAATGTTGGAAAGCAATTAGCTTACATTTTCAGAGGGGAGACCAAATTCAAAAATCTCAAAAGGAACAAAACAGCTGCCGGCTTCTCTGTCACATTTCTAGGTGAGAATGTTGCAACTGGACTCAAACTTGAGGATCATATTGTTGTTGGAAAGCGATTGGTTTTAGTTGGTAGCACTGGGACTGTTAGATCTAAAGGTGATTCAGCATATGGAGCCAATCTAGAAATGCGGCTCCGAGGCGCAGATATTCCAATCGACCAGGATCAATCCACTTTGGGTTTGTCTCTAGTCAAATGGAGAGGGGACTTGGCACTGGGAGCCAATTTTCAGACTCAGTTATCCGTTGGAAGGAGTTCAAAAGTAGCAGTTCGTGCAGGACTGAACAACAAGATGAGCGGACAGATAACTGTTCGAACAAGCAGCTCGGATCAACTCCAGATTGCACTCACTGGTCTCCTCCCTATTGTCATGGCAATTTACAAAAGCATCAAGCCCGGGGTTAGTGACAACTACTCAATGTATTAG
- the LOC107933308 gene encoding ACT domain-containing protein ACR12 isoform X1 has protein sequence MALSNSLFFPSFNAVDLRRSTVPDSSIAPFFTSFDSSRFRCNFSQCGIKPTFSARKRIVSAANNGFNTVNSTSLGTGQDEDDYIPMPIVLIDQDSDSEATVVQLSFGDRLGALIDTMRALKDLGLDVAKGTVATEGPVKQTKFFITRLDNGRKVEDPDLLERIRLTIINNLLKYHPESSERLAMGEAFGVKAPENKLDVDIATRIRVKEDGPKRSLLSIETADRPGLLVEIIKIIADINIDVESAEIDTEVPLSLFLYVISWFCNFFHHLLFCVCELPQGLVAKDKFHVSYRGAALNSSLSQVLVNCLRYYLRRPETDIDSY, from the exons ATGGCGTTGTCaaattcccttttctttccttcttttaacgCCGTCGACCTCCGACGTTCCACGGTTCCCGATTCCAGCATCGCCCCTTTTTTCACTTCTTTTGACTCTTCTAGATTCCGCTGCAACTTTTCTCAGTGCGGCATTAAGCCCACTTTCTCTGCAAGAAA ACGCATTGTTTCTGCTGCTAACAATGGTTTCAACACGGTTAATTCAACTTCATTG GGGACTGGCCAAGATGAAGATGATTATATTCCAATGCCAATTGTTTTGATTGATCAAGATTCAGATTCAGAAGCAACAGTTGTGCAGCTGAGTTTTGGAGATCGTTTGGGTGCTCTCATTGACACG ATGAGAGCATTGAAAGATTTGGGATTGGATGTTGCAAAGGGAACTGTTGCCACTGAAGGACCAGTCAAACAAACAAAATTTTTCATCACACGATT AGACAATGGGCGCAAAGTTGAAGATCCTGATCTGTTGGAGAGAATTCGACTCACCATTATAAACAATCTTTTGAAGTACCATCCA GAATCCAGTGAGCGACTTGCTATGGGGGAGGCTTTTGGAGTAAAGGCTCCAGAGAACAAG CTTGATGTCGACATTGCTACTCGTATACGTGTAAAGGAAGATGGACCCAAGAGAAG TTTGCTTTCTATAGAGACAGCAGATCGACCTGGACTGCTGGTAGAGATTATCAAAATCATTGCTGATATCAACATTGATGTAGAATCTGCAGAAATTGATACAGAGGTACCCCTTTCTttgtttttatatgttatatcTTGGTTCTGCAACTTTTTTCACCATCTTTTGTTCTGTGTCTGTGAACTTCCTCAGGGATTAGTAGCGAAAGACAAGTTTCATGTCAGCTACAGAGGAGCAGCTTTAAATAGTTCTTTGTCTCAG GTGCTGGTGAATTGCTTGCGCTATTACCTTAGAAGGCCGGAAACTGATATCGATAGTTATTAA
- the LOC107933308 gene encoding ACT domain-containing protein ACR12 isoform X2, producing the protein MALSNSLFFPSFNAVDLRRSTVPDSSIAPFFTSFDSSRFRCNFSQCGIKPTFSARKRIVSAANNGFNTVNSTSLGTGQDEDDYIPMPIVLIDQDSDSEATVVQLSFGDRLGALIDTMRALKDLGLDVAKGTVATEGPVKQTKFFITRLDNGRKVEDPDLLERIRLTIINNLLKYHPESSERLAMGEAFGVKAPENKLDVDIATRIRVKEDGPKRSLLSIETADRPGLLVEIIKIIADINIDVESAEIDTEGLVAKDKFHVSYRGAALNSSLSQVLVNCLRYYLRRPETDIDSY; encoded by the exons ATGGCGTTGTCaaattcccttttctttccttcttttaacgCCGTCGACCTCCGACGTTCCACGGTTCCCGATTCCAGCATCGCCCCTTTTTTCACTTCTTTTGACTCTTCTAGATTCCGCTGCAACTTTTCTCAGTGCGGCATTAAGCCCACTTTCTCTGCAAGAAA ACGCATTGTTTCTGCTGCTAACAATGGTTTCAACACGGTTAATTCAACTTCATTG GGGACTGGCCAAGATGAAGATGATTATATTCCAATGCCAATTGTTTTGATTGATCAAGATTCAGATTCAGAAGCAACAGTTGTGCAGCTGAGTTTTGGAGATCGTTTGGGTGCTCTCATTGACACG ATGAGAGCATTGAAAGATTTGGGATTGGATGTTGCAAAGGGAACTGTTGCCACTGAAGGACCAGTCAAACAAACAAAATTTTTCATCACACGATT AGACAATGGGCGCAAAGTTGAAGATCCTGATCTGTTGGAGAGAATTCGACTCACCATTATAAACAATCTTTTGAAGTACCATCCA GAATCCAGTGAGCGACTTGCTATGGGGGAGGCTTTTGGAGTAAAGGCTCCAGAGAACAAG CTTGATGTCGACATTGCTACTCGTATACGTGTAAAGGAAGATGGACCCAAGAGAAG TTTGCTTTCTATAGAGACAGCAGATCGACCTGGACTGCTGGTAGAGATTATCAAAATCATTGCTGATATCAACATTGATGTAGAATCTGCAGAAATTGATACAGAG GGATTAGTAGCGAAAGACAAGTTTCATGTCAGCTACAGAGGAGCAGCTTTAAATAGTTCTTTGTCTCAG GTGCTGGTGAATTGCTTGCGCTATTACCTTAGAAGGCCGGAAACTGATATCGATAGTTATTAA